The following are encoded in a window of Flavobacterium sp. WC2421 genomic DNA:
- a CDS encoding glycogen synthase: MEIFHISAECYPVAKVGGLADVVGALPKYQNNAGHQVRVVIPCYDTKFRKENDFECVHWGSIKLGKFNFPFSVLKETTDKLGFELYLIEIPELFDRKEVYGYEDDIERFLSFQIATLDWIIGRSEIPDVINCHDHHTGLIPFMMLYCDKYLKLQNTPSMITIHNGLYQGQFGFDKLNYFPEFDLSHVKVLEWDNCINSLAVAVKCAWAVTTVSPNYLNEINYSANGLESLFNLVRYKSKGILNGIDTEVWDPAKDVMLEKKYSIKNFEKGKQQNKEILCTLFNLDPTKPLFSFIGRLLEEKGGDLLPHASALALSENFKEINILILGSGNADIENRLNSLLIDYKGNYNTFIGYNEELAHLIYAGADFLMMPSRVEPCGLNQMYSLRYGTIPIVRRTGGLKDTVIDFGDDGNGICHDQSSVGDICYSINRAVNLYKNKEHLNKIIKRGMKTDHSWERVCQEYIDMYNLIINKI, encoded by the coding sequence ATGGAAATATTTCATATTAGTGCAGAATGTTATCCTGTAGCAAAAGTGGGTGGACTAGCTGATGTTGTTGGAGCTTTACCCAAATACCAAAATAATGCTGGACATCAAGTTAGAGTTGTAATACCATGTTATGATACAAAGTTTAGAAAAGAGAATGATTTTGAATGTGTACACTGGGGATCAATAAAATTAGGAAAGTTTAATTTTCCTTTTAGTGTTCTCAAAGAAACTACTGATAAACTTGGTTTTGAATTATACCTTATTGAAATTCCAGAACTTTTTGACAGAAAAGAGGTTTATGGATATGAAGATGATATTGAACGATTTTTATCTTTTCAAATAGCAACTTTAGATTGGATCATAGGTAGAAGTGAAATTCCTGACGTTATTAATTGCCATGATCATCATACAGGGTTGATTCCATTTATGATGTTATATTGTGATAAGTATTTAAAATTACAAAATACACCATCAATGATTACGATTCATAATGGTTTGTATCAAGGTCAATTTGGTTTTGATAAATTAAATTACTTTCCAGAATTTGATCTTTCTCATGTAAAAGTTTTAGAATGGGATAATTGTATTAATTCTCTTGCTGTAGCTGTAAAATGTGCTTGGGCTGTAACTACGGTTTCTCCCAACTACCTTAATGAAATTAATTATTCAGCTAATGGATTAGAATCATTGTTTAATCTTGTTAGATATAAATCAAAAGGAATTTTAAATGGAATAGACACAGAAGTATGGGATCCAGCTAAAGATGTAATGTTAGAGAAAAAATATTCTATCAAAAATTTCGAAAAAGGAAAACAGCAAAATAAAGAAATATTATGTACTCTTTTTAATTTAGATCCTACAAAACCTTTATTTAGTTTTATTGGTCGATTACTGGAAGAAAAAGGAGGTGATTTATTGCCTCATGCTTCAGCTTTAGCGTTATCAGAAAATTTTAAAGAAATTAATATTTTGATATTAGGATCTGGAAATGCAGATATTGAAAATAGATTAAATAGCTTATTGATTGATTATAAAGGAAATTATAATACGTTTATTGGATACAATGAAGAATTAGCTCATTTAATTTATGCGGGAGCCGATTTCTTAATGATGCCATCTAGAGTAGAACCATGTGGTTTGAATCAAATGTATTCTTTGCGATATGGAACAATTCCAATAGTAAGAAGAACTGGTGGTTTAAAAGATACTGTAATTGATTTTGGAGATGATGGTAATGGAATTTGTCATGATCAATCATCTGTTGGAGATATTTGTTACTCCATTAATAGAGCTGTAAATTTATATAAGAATAAAGAGCATTTAAATAAAATTATAAAACGTGGAATGAAAACCGACCATTCCTGGGAAAGAGTTTGTCAAGAATATATAGATATGTATAATTTAATAATCAACAAAATATGA